TCTGCCAGTTCTATACTGTAGGCAGTGTCCCCGCTGGTTCCGCCGAGGCATTGCTGCCACTGAAGGGTTCCGCCGGAGTTAAGTTTCACAACCCAGGCATCACCGCTGCCGTGGTTGCCGCTGGCATCTCCATCGTTTGAGGAGGTCCCTCCGGCGATTATGTATCCGCCATCGCCCGTTTTCTGTATGCTGTATGCTTTGTCACCACCTGCACCTCCAAGACAGTGCTGCCACTGAAGAGTTCCTCCGGAGTTAAGTTTCACAACCCAGGCATCACCGCCGCCGTGGTTACCGCCGGCATTTCCATCATTTGAGAAAGTTTCTCCGGTGATTATGTACCCGCCATCGCCAGTCTCCCGGACACACCTTGCGCAGTCATAATCTGAACCGCCGAGGCATTGCTGCCACTCAAGGGTTCCGTTTCTATCCAGTTTTACTATCCAGGCATCTCCGCCGCCATGGTTACCACTGACATTGCCATCGTTTGAGTAGGTCTCTCCGGCGATTATATATCCTCCGTCACTGCTCTGCTGTATGCTGTATGCAGTATCATCACCGGAACCGCCAAGGCACTGCTGCCACTCAATATCCCTGTCCAAATCGACTTTTACCACCCATGCATCGCCGCCGCCATGGTTACCGCCGGCATCACCGTTGTCAGATGTGGTCCTTCCTGCAAGTGAATAACCTCCGTCATTAGTCTGTATTATGCTCGATGCAGAGTCATCACCGGTCCCGCCCAGGCATTGCTGCCACTCAAAAATTCCGCCGGAGTCAAGTTTCACTACCCAGGCATCGGTCCATCCGCCATGGTGACCGCTGACATCTCCATCGGATGAGTAGGCATATCCGGCGATTATGTATCCGCCATCGCCCGTTTTCTGTATGCTGTTTAATAATTCAGTCATTGAGCCGCCCAGACAGCGCTGCCAGTCTAAGGCAGGACCTTCAGGAACAGCGTCTGGCTGAATTGACGTGGAGTATAATTCAGCATAAGAAGAAGGAAATGCAGATTCCTGAGCAGAAGCAATACCAAAAACGGCAGATAAAGCCATAAATATGATGAAACACACAAGTGCTTTCATTTACAATCACCAAACCCTGAACACATGATTTTGTTTCTGCCGGAAATTTTTAAAGTCCGTATTTACGGCATTCAGCAACCATCAATATGTCTAAATAGCAGGCATTGTTTTAATATTAAATATTACTTTCCATAATGGAAATAGATCGACTTCTCCCCCGCAAATTCAGTTATCTGTAAAAGTTCCTTAAAAAATGATTTATAATGTTAATCTGCCTCATTTATCTGATGCAGGTTCTTGCCGGAGGTATAATATCAGAATATCTTCCGGTTACAGGTAATAGTCATCCCTGTTTCTGCCCATTATAATCCTGACAATAACTATCACTGCAACAATGAGGGCAACTGCCGCGATAATCCAGATGTATATGCCGTTATCGTCACCATCGCTGCCGGTGGCGTTAAAACTGCCGGCAGAAACCGGCTTTTCCGTATATCCGGCAGCCGGTTTAACTGTTGTTTCTGCTACGCTGCCGGTTCCGGAATCACCTCCGGAGGTATCAGATGTATATGATCCTGCCGGAACGAACCCTTCGGGAATTGCAGGTGTTGTTTTTGGACTTACAGCCTCAGGTGTCGGCGTTGGTGTAGGGGTGTAATCGTCATAGACTGTGAAGGTTGTATTGGTTATAAAGGCATAATCCGGAGGATTCTTTGAGTCTTTCTGATTGAAGAAATACTCTACCGTCCATGTCCCTCTCCACGGGATCATATCAGCTTTTGCACCGGCTACGAGGCTGCTGATATTAACTGAGTAATACCCCATACCGCCGTCATTGAAGAGTCCGCCTTCGTCATCTCCGGGTGGCGTATAAAAAACATCCCTGCCGGGCCGGATGTAGATCTCCTTGCCGTGCGGAGTTTTAAGGGTGCAGATGTAATCCGATGCAGCGCCCCATTCGTCGGTGTCTGATTCAGGGACTATTTTTATCCATGAGATATGGTAATACTGAAAATCTGCCGGGTATTCATCTTTAAGTCCGGATATGTCACCGGGAGTATAACCCCATGCTGTGCCGGATTCAAGATACTCAGCAGGGTAGGCAGATGCCACACCCGCAAATAAAGCGATGAACATAGCAACAGCCACAACAGCAGCCACAATTCCGGCATGAAGGATATTTGTGACTGTATCAGTTGTGGCAGCTGACGGATTTTGTCCGCTGAAATTCCAGTTACACCTATTGGAATCAAATCTACCGGGAGCAGGGTTATCAGGATTAATGTCACGGGAGTTTAAGGCACAGGAATCCGGAAGAGTTAATGTTAATCCGGAGGGCTTCTTCCCCGGAGTTTTATTATATGTCAGAATATTACCTCCATTTAATGTTACATCTACAGAGTGAGAGGATATTATTTAAATATAAGCAGGGGGGGATCGGGAAATGATAAAATAATGAGTTCTTTTCAGAGCTTATGTCCGGTGATTAAAGCCTCATTTTAAATCTGACACTATTTATTAATTGTAAACTCATATATTAAATAAGAAAATAATAGCGGAAAATGGGTCAATATGAGAAATTTAAGTTCAAATATCAGTGACAAAGCTAATCTTATCTGGTCAATTGCAGACAAACTGACCGGAGCATACAAACCACACGAATACGGAGAGGTTATTCTTCCTCTGACTGTAATAAGACGTTTTGACTGCGTTCTTGCGGACACGAAGGATGCAGTTCTTGCAGAAGACGAGAAGATGAAGACTGTTGCAATGAAGGATGAATTTCTTAAGAGGAAATCCGGCTACTCATTTTATAATACAAGCAGATTTACTTTTCAGAGACTGCTTGATGATCCGGATAACATCGAGGCGAACTTTAAAAATTATCTGAACGGTTTTTCTCCGAATGTTCAGGAGATTATTGAGAAGTTTAAGTTTGACGGACACATTACAACGATGGCGAAGAAGGGCATTCTGTATAATGTCTTAAAGGAGTACACAACGCCGAAAGGAAACCTTCACCCGTCAAAAATATCCAATCTGGAGATGGGATACATCTTTGAGGAGATTATCAGGCGTTTTTCAGAGTCACACAATGAGGATGCCGGACAGCACTACACCCCGCGTGAAGTCATTGAACTGATGGTAAACATTCTGTTTATTGATGACAGTGATGTCCTGTCCGGAAATAACATCAAAAAAACACTGTATGATCCGGCATGCGGTACAGGCGGTATGCTTTCAGTCGCTTCCGAATATCTGCACAGGATGAATTCCGGGGCAGAACTTATCGGGTTTGGTCAGGAGCTTAATGATCATACATTTGCTATCTGCAAGGCTGATATTCTGATTAAGGGCGGAGGTGCAGAACAGATTAAAAACGGAAATACGTTATCTGATGACCAGTGTGCAGATATGCAGTTTGACTATATCCTCTCAAATCCGCCTTTTGGCAGGGAGTGGAAGAATGAGAAGAGTGCGATTGAGAAAGAGGCAAAACAGGGCTTTGCCGGAAGGTTTGGTCCGGGAACGCCTGCAATCGGTGACAGCCAGATGCTATTTCTGTTAACGGCAATATCGAAGATGAAGGATTCAGGATCAAGGGTTGCTATTATTCATAACGGTTCTCCGCTCTTTACCGGAGATGCGGGTTCAGGCCCGTCTGAGATAAGGAGATATATCTTAGAGCATGATCTCCTGGATGCTATAATTGCTCTTCCGAATGACATATTCTACAATACCGGAATTGCGACCTATATCTGGGTATTATCCAACAAAAAACCGGAGAAAAGGAGAGGAAAGGTTCAGT
The sequence above is a segment of the Methanoplanus limicola DSM 2279 genome. Coding sequences within it:
- a CDS encoding type I restriction-modification system subunit M, which produces MRNLSSNISDKANLIWSIADKLTGAYKPHEYGEVILPLTVIRRFDCVLADTKDAVLAEDEKMKTVAMKDEFLKRKSGYSFYNTSRFTFQRLLDDPDNIEANFKNYLNGFSPNVQEIIEKFKFDGHITTMAKKGILYNVLKEYTTPKGNLHPSKISNLEMGYIFEEIIRRFSESHNEDAGQHYTPREVIELMVNILFIDDSDVLSGNNIKKTLYDPACGTGGMLSVASEYLHRMNSGAELIGFGQELNDHTFAICKADILIKGGGAEQIKNGNTLSDDQCADMQFDYILSNPPFGREWKNEKSAIEKEAKQGFAGRFGPGTPAIGDSQMLFLLTAISKMKDSGSRVAIIHNGSPLFTGDAGSGPSEIRRYILEHDLLDAIIALPNDIFYNTGIATYIWVLSNKKPEKRRGKVQLINANHMFVKRRKSLGNKRNDISPQAIAEITRIYGEFKENDISKIFSNEDFGYHKITVERPLLDENNKPVLSKGKPKPDSSKRDTENIPLSEDINKYFGREVLPFAPDAWIDEKKTKVGYEISFTRYFYKYTPPRPSKEIMDEILTLEQELEGSLTEIFRK